One segment of Megachile rotundata isolate GNS110a chromosome 6, iyMegRotu1, whole genome shotgun sequence DNA contains the following:
- the LOC105662454 gene encoding (11Z)-hexadec-11-enoyl-CoA conjugase-like, translated as MEPTATKIDKRARNAGGIVSREFELSGKMESETATENQAYEVEEIVKKEKYGTDFNYKHKYLWTHILVHSVLQIGWIISIYVTIYHSKLATFIWGFTVAFIAGNVGISIGAHRYYTHRSFKQTFPFKIFVLLVQVMAGQNSMFVWVRDHRIHHRYADTDVDPHNSTRGLFFSHIGWMMAKKHPLVIKKQKEMNFDDLLEDKLLMLQYKYFLHIYFPLAMIFPMAVAMYFWNETFWCALFTTYFFPYVTNLHITWTVNSISHYWGPRPYDKRVKAVESVVSSMLTLGDSWHNFHHTFPWDYRLGEKFSIPTKMVELFEYLGLVSDLKSASPNMIHAHMKKYGDETGQEMLKKIMKSKKEEKLVNGDAHAM; from the exons ATGGAGCCAACTGCGACAAAGATCGATAAACGTGCGAGGAACGCGGGTGGTATCGTTTCGCGAGAGTTTGAATTATCCGGGAAAATGGAAAGTGAAACGGCGACGGAAAATCAAGCGTACGAGGTCGAAGAAATCGTGAAAAAGGAGAAATATGGCACTGATTTCAATTATAAGCACAAGTATTTGTGGACGCATATATTAGTTCACTCGGTTCTTCAGATTGGATGGATCATTAGCATTTATGTCACTATTTACCATTCGAAACTTGCTACTTTCATATGGG GATTTACAGTTGCATTTATAGcaggaaatgtgggaatatcAATAGGAGCACATCGTTACTACACCCATAGATCCTTCAAACAAACGTTTCCcttcaaaatatttgtacttttGGTGCAAGTTATGGCGGGTCAG AATAGTATGTTCGTATGGGTGAGGGATCATAGAATCCATCACAGGTACGCCGACACTGACGTGGATCCACATAATTCAACGCGGGGACTTTTCTTTTCGCATATAGGATGGATGATGGCGAAGAAACATCCGCTGGTTATAAAGAAACAAAAGGAAATGAACTTTGATGATTTATTGGAGGATAAACTACTTATGCTGCAATACAA GTATTTTCTACATATCTATTTTCCGTTGGCAATGATATTTCCAATGGCAGTGGCTATGTACTTCTGGAACGAAACTTTCTGGTGCGCTCTCTTTACAACCTATTTCTTCCCTTATGTCACCAATCTACATATCACCTGGACGGTGAACTCGATCAGCCATTATTGGGGACCTAGACCCTACGACAA GAGAGTCAAAGCAGTAGAGAGTGTAGTTTCTTCGATGCTGACACTTGGCGACAGTTGGCACAATTTCCACCATACTTTCCCATGGGATTATCGATTAGGGGAAAAGTTTAGTATTCCTACCAAAATGGTCGAACTGTTCGAGTATCTCGGGTTGGTGTCCGATTTGAAGTCAGCGTCGCCAAACATGATCCATGCGCACATGAAGAAATATGGAGACGAAACCGGTCAAGAAATGCTCAAGAAGATCATGAAAtctaagaaagaagaaaaactcGTCAACGGAGACGCGCACGCCATGTga